A window of the Acidithiobacillus thiooxidans ATCC 19377 genome harbors these coding sequences:
- the rpsK gene encoding 30S ribosomal protein S11, producing the protein MAKTQTNSRVRKKVKKNVLDGVAHIYASFNNTIITISDRQGNVLTWASSGGSGFRGSRKSTPFAAQVAAENAGKKAQEYGVKNLDVEVRGPGPGRESTVRALHSIGFRIASIRDVTPIPHNGCRPPKKRRV; encoded by the coding sequence ATGGCGAAAACTCAGACAAACTCCCGTGTGCGGAAGAAAGTAAAGAAAAACGTACTTGATGGAGTAGCGCATATATATGCGTCATTTAATAACACCATCATCACCATCAGTGACCGTCAGGGAAATGTCCTGACTTGGGCCAGTTCTGGTGGCTCCGGTTTCCGTGGGTCGCGCAAAAGCACCCCTTTTGCCGCTCAGGTGGCAGCGGAAAACGCGGGAAAAAAAGCGCAGGAATATGGTGTCAAAAATCTGGATGTAGAAGTGCGCGGTCCTGGGCCCGGTCGGGAAAGTACTGTTCGTGCGCTGCATTCCATCGGCTTTCGCATTGCGAGTATTCGCGACGTCACGCCGATTCCCCATAACGGCTGCCGTCCGCCTAAAAAGCGGCGTGTTTAA
- the rpmD gene encoding 50S ribosomal protein L30 — protein sequence MSKQLRITLVKSLIGVTEKHRRVVVGLGLHRTNHTVERPDTPEIRGMVNKVPYLLRWEELS from the coding sequence ATGAGTAAACAGTTACGCATTACTCTGGTCAAAAGTTTAATTGGGGTGACCGAGAAACATCGCCGTGTTGTGGTCGGTCTTGGTTTGCACCGCACCAACCATACTGTTGAACGTCCTGATACGCCAGAAATTCGTGGCATGGTCAATAAAGTGCCTTACCTATTGCGCTGGGAAGAGTTGTCATGA
- the rplR gene encoding 50S ribosomal protein L18 yields MNKNTSRLRRARKTRARIASQAKPRLCVFRSGKHIYAQVIDDSKGVVIVQASSVEGELRATMPRGADLAAAVTIGQRVAAKALAAGVKEVAFDRSGYRYHGRVRALADAAREGGLSF; encoded by the coding sequence ATGAATAAAAATACATCCAGACTCCGTCGTGCACGTAAAACCCGTGCCCGAATTGCATCTCAGGCCAAACCAAGACTTTGCGTCTTTCGTTCCGGAAAGCACATCTATGCACAGGTCATTGATGATTCAAAGGGGGTCGTCATTGTCCAGGCATCCAGCGTGGAAGGTGAGTTGCGTGCGACCATGCCCCGAGGTGCCGATCTGGCTGCGGCAGTGACCATCGGTCAGCGGGTTGCCGCAAAAGCATTGGCTGCTGGTGTGAAGGAAGTAGCCTTTGACCGAAGCGGTTATCGTTATCATGGTCGGGTGCGAGCCCTGGCCGACGCCGCCCGCGAGGGCGGGTTGTCGTTCTGA
- the rpsM gene encoding 30S ribosomal protein S13 yields the protein MARIAGVNIPNNKQIEIALTYIYGIGRTRSQSILSAADIAFDMRVKDISEPELERIRAEVAKFLVEGDLRREVTMNIKRLMDLGCYRGIRHRRGLPVHGQRTKTNARTRKGPAKSITR from the coding sequence ATGGCCCGCATCGCTGGTGTTAATATTCCAAACAACAAGCAAATAGAAATTGCTTTGACGTATATTTATGGTATCGGCAGAACTCGTTCGCAGAGTATTTTATCTGCAGCTGATATTGCGTTTGATATGCGCGTCAAGGACATCAGCGAACCCGAGCTGGAACGCATTCGGGCTGAGGTCGCCAAATTTCTGGTGGAAGGTGATCTCCGTCGTGAGGTAACCATGAACATCAAACGATTGATGGATCTTGGTTGCTATCGCGGTATTCGGCATCGTCGTGGACTTCCTGTTCACGGCCAGCGTACCAAGACGAACGCACGGACACGTAAGGGTCCTGCCAAATCGATCACTCGTTAA
- a CDS encoding DNA-directed RNA polymerase subunit alpha, with translation MTDVGDLLRPQGVEVEEISVRRARLSLGPLERGFGHTLGSGLRRILLSSLKGAAVTEVEIEGVLHEYSSIEGVQEDVVDILLNLKMLAVRSQGHSDVMVTLRKRGPGLMTGADIVSEHGIEVANPDQVIATLTRDVELVMHLRIDDGRGYDAAATRRQNHEKRIGVMALDASFSPVLKVSYQVESARVEQRTDLDRLVLDVETNGVVDPVWAVQEASRILRSQLGVLAGAENQQEPEASQVQNGQDLMPLLIRPVDDLELTVRSANCLKAEDIFYIGDLVQKSEQELLKAPNLGKKSLTEIKEVLVAHGLSLGMRVENWPPENLPPISGRGADVDVNG, from the coding sequence ATGACTGATGTTGGTGATTTGTTACGTCCGCAGGGCGTAGAAGTTGAAGAAATTTCCGTACGTCGTGCGCGCCTGTCTTTGGGCCCTCTGGAACGTGGCTTTGGTCACACCTTGGGCAGTGGTTTGAGGCGTATTCTGCTTTCTTCGCTGAAGGGAGCGGCAGTGACCGAGGTGGAGATTGAGGGTGTTCTGCACGAATATTCAAGCATCGAAGGGGTGCAGGAAGATGTCGTGGATATTCTCCTCAATCTGAAAATGCTTGCGGTCCGCTCCCAGGGACACAGTGATGTGATGGTTACCTTGCGCAAGCGTGGCCCGGGTTTGATGACCGGTGCAGATATTGTTTCTGAGCATGGTATTGAAGTGGCCAATCCTGATCAGGTCATAGCTACTTTGACTCGAGATGTCGAACTGGTCATGCATCTGCGGATTGACGATGGTCGCGGCTATGATGCTGCAGCTACCCGGCGTCAGAATCATGAGAAACGTATTGGCGTGATGGCGCTGGATGCCAGTTTCAGTCCGGTTTTGAAAGTCAGTTACCAGGTCGAAAGTGCGCGTGTAGAACAGCGTACCGATTTGGATCGCTTGGTACTGGATGTGGAAACCAACGGCGTTGTTGATCCGGTTTGGGCCGTTCAGGAGGCCTCACGGATTCTGCGTAGTCAGTTGGGCGTTTTGGCTGGCGCTGAAAACCAGCAGGAGCCTGAAGCTTCTCAGGTACAAAACGGCCAGGATCTGATGCCCTTGCTGATACGTCCCGTGGATGATCTGGAGCTGACAGTTCGTTCTGCCAATTGTCTCAAAGCAGAAGATATTTTTTACATTGGTGATCTGGTTCAAAAATCCGAACAGGAACTATTGAAAGCTCCTAATCTCGGCAAAAAATCACTCACTGAAATCAAGGAAGTGCTGGTGGCCCATGGCCTCAGTCTGGGTATGCGTGTTGAAAACTGGCCGCCGGAGAACCTGCCGCCCATTTCCGGGCGCGGCGCAGACGTTGATGTTAACGGCTAA
- the rplF gene encoding 50S ribosomal protein L6, which translates to MSRVGKQPVTLPKGVEVHVADKYLHVKGPKGQMSTPFHSSVTLQVDDGVATLAWTDGQNAFAGTMRALLNNMVHGVSVGFEQKLEIIGVGYRAQAKGKTLSLSLGFSHPVDYPVPDDITIETPTQTEIVIKGIDKQKIGQIAADIRAYRPPEPYKGKGVRYAGENVRRKEAKKK; encoded by the coding sequence ATGTCTCGAGTAGGGAAACAGCCTGTTACTCTTCCTAAAGGTGTGGAAGTTCATGTGGCTGATAAGTATTTGCATGTAAAAGGTCCCAAAGGTCAGATGTCCACTCCATTTCACTCCAGTGTGACGCTGCAGGTGGACGATGGAGTCGCTACCTTAGCCTGGACTGATGGGCAAAATGCTTTTGCCGGTACAATGCGTGCCCTGTTAAACAACATGGTGCATGGCGTCTCGGTAGGTTTTGAGCAGAAACTTGAAATTATCGGTGTGGGTTATCGTGCGCAAGCAAAAGGCAAAACTCTAAGCTTGAGTCTTGGATTTTCACATCCTGTAGATTATCCAGTACCTGACGACATTACGATTGAAACGCCCACCCAGACAGAAATCGTGATCAAGGGTATTGATAAGCAGAAAATCGGGCAAATTGCCGCAGACATTCGTGCGTATCGTCCTCCTGAACCGTACAAAGGTAAAGGTGTACGTTATGCAGGTGAAAATGTCCGTCGTAAAGAAGCCAAGAAGAAATAA
- the rpsD gene encoding 30S ribosomal protein S4, translating into MAKYTGPSCRLCRREGGKLFLKGEKCFSDKCPVSIRAYAPGQHGQRRGRVSEYGGQLREKQKIRRIYGVLEGQFRRYFERASQTRGVTGETLLRLLELRLDNVAYRLGFGSSRAEARQVVRHGHVLVNGRRVDIPSYQVRAGDMVSVAESARQHVRIVAAVEAAGGRGFPEWVSMDAATLSATIKAVPAREDIAPDLNEQVVVELYSK; encoded by the coding sequence GTGGCTAAATATACGGGTCCCAGTTGTCGTTTGTGCCGTCGTGAAGGCGGCAAGCTCTTTCTGAAAGGTGAGAAATGCTTTTCGGACAAATGTCCTGTGAGCATTCGTGCCTATGCACCAGGTCAACATGGTCAGCGTCGTGGCAGAGTGAGCGAATACGGCGGTCAGCTGCGTGAAAAGCAGAAAATTCGGCGCATTTATGGTGTTCTCGAAGGTCAGTTCCGACGTTATTTCGAGCGGGCCAGTCAGACTCGGGGTGTAACCGGTGAGACCCTGCTGCGTCTTCTAGAACTGCGTCTGGACAATGTTGCGTACCGGCTTGGATTTGGATCTTCGCGTGCGGAGGCCCGTCAGGTCGTTCGCCATGGCCATGTTCTGGTCAATGGCCGCCGCGTTGATATTCCATCCTATCAGGTCCGCGCCGGCGATATGGTGAGTGTGGCTGAATCTGCCCGTCAACATGTACGGATTGTAGCTGCGGTAGAAGCAGCCGGTGGTCGCGGGTTTCCTGAATGGGTGAGCATGGATGCTGCCACACTCAGTGCAACAATTAAGGCCGTACCGGCGCGTGAAGATATCGCACCGGATTTGAACGAACAGGTCGTCGTGGAGTTGTACTCTAAGTAA
- the rpsE gene encoding 30S ribosomal protein S5 translates to MARENRDAQPSDGMQEKLIHINRVSKVVKGGRQFGFAALMVVGDGDGKVGFGRGKAKEVPAGIQKATDQARRWMTQIPLMRGGTIPYPVEGRHGAARVMLRPAPEGSGVIAGGAMRAVCEAVGLRNVVAKSLGSNNPINVVRATFDAFNKLSSPQAIAMKRGKSLKEIRGDGGHDE, encoded by the coding sequence ATGGCAAGGGAAAATCGTGATGCTCAGCCCAGCGATGGCATGCAGGAAAAGCTGATTCATATCAATCGTGTATCTAAGGTGGTCAAGGGCGGTCGGCAATTTGGTTTTGCAGCACTGATGGTTGTCGGCGATGGTGATGGCAAGGTTGGGTTTGGTCGTGGTAAAGCCAAGGAGGTTCCTGCGGGAATCCAGAAAGCCACAGACCAGGCTCGTCGTTGGATGACGCAAATCCCATTGATGCGTGGTGGCACAATTCCCTACCCGGTAGAAGGTCGTCATGGTGCTGCTCGTGTCATGTTGCGTCCTGCTCCAGAAGGTAGTGGTGTTATTGCTGGTGGTGCCATGCGTGCTGTCTGTGAAGCAGTAGGCTTGCGCAACGTGGTGGCTAAGTCGCTGGGTTCCAATAATCCTATCAATGTTGTGCGTGCAACTTTTGATGCATTCAACAAGCTTTCCAGCCCCCAGGCCATCGCCATGAAGCGTGGCAAAAGCCTGAAGGAAATTCGTGGTGATGGAGGTCATGATGAGTAA
- a CDS encoding high-potential iron-sulfur protein produces MKKLTRREWFRSSGKVVLAAAVAPAVLSNIAEAATSKASQASVQYVTHPNGKEMCSNCKFFIPGAKPNEDGACKVVSGKISPHGYCAVYMPKK; encoded by the coding sequence ATGAAGAAGTTGACCCGTCGTGAATGGTTCCGGTCGAGTGGTAAGGTGGTTTTGGCGGCCGCAGTGGCACCGGCAGTGCTGTCCAATATTGCAGAGGCCGCAACCAGTAAGGCCAGTCAGGCCTCAGTGCAGTATGTTACCCACCCCAACGGCAAGGAAATGTGCAGTAATTGCAAATTTTTTATCCCTGGAGCCAAACCCAACGAAGATGGGGCGTGCAAGGTAGTGTCGGGCAAAATTAGTCCCCATGGGTATTGCGCTGTTTATATGCCGAAAAAATAA
- the rpsH gene encoding 30S ribosomal protein S8: protein MSVTDPIADMLTRIRNAQQVNKAKVLMPASKLKRAIARVLVEEGYITDFREETQDGHPVLNLTLKYYAGAGVIAEIRRISRPGVRIYRGADDLPKVRDGFGIAIISTSQGIMTDRAARTAGIGGEVLCVVS, encoded by the coding sequence ATGAGCGTAACGGATCCTATTGCTGATATGCTTACGCGCATTAGAAATGCGCAACAAGTAAATAAAGCGAAAGTCTTAATGCCTGCTTCAAAACTGAAACGCGCCATTGCTCGCGTTCTGGTTGAAGAAGGTTATATTACCGATTTCCGGGAAGAAACACAGGATGGTCATCCGGTTCTGAACCTGACTCTTAAGTATTATGCTGGAGCCGGGGTTATTGCCGAAATCCGTCGTATAAGTCGACCGGGTGTGCGTATTTATCGGGGTGCTGATGATCTTCCCAAGGTTCGGGATGGATTTGGCATTGCCATCATTTCAACTTCGCAGGGAATCATGACTGATCGTGCGGCACGTACTGCCGGGATTGGTGGTGAAGTACTCTGCGTAGTCTCTTAA
- a CDS encoding adenylate kinase, protein MSLARHLIFLGAPGAGKGTQAQRLAQYLGLPHVSTGDMLRASVQSGSDIGRRAAAVMDSGALVSDDIIVGIVAERLTLEDAVAGVIFDGFPRTVYQAHALDQLLQDSGGVISAVLHIALDDEEIVVRLSGRRVCSGCGAIYHERYHPSLVTAVCDQCGGSLVQREDDQPDVIRKRLAVYQAETAPLIAYYHDRPAYHQIDGHGEADEVFARIVEAVREKD, encoded by the coding sequence ATGAGTTTGGCCAGACACCTCATATTTCTGGGTGCTCCAGGAGCGGGTAAGGGTACACAGGCTCAGCGCCTGGCTCAATATTTAGGCTTGCCTCATGTCTCTACCGGTGATATGCTCCGCGCCTCTGTTCAGTCTGGTAGTGATATAGGACGTCGTGCTGCTGCAGTGATGGATTCCGGAGCACTGGTCAGCGACGACATTATCGTTGGTATTGTTGCAGAGCGCTTGACGTTGGAAGATGCGGTTGCTGGGGTGATATTCGACGGCTTCCCGCGCACCGTGTATCAAGCGCATGCATTAGACCAACTATTGCAGGATAGCGGTGGGGTCATCTCTGCTGTACTGCATATTGCACTGGATGATGAGGAAATTGTTGTGCGGCTTTCAGGACGGCGTGTCTGTTCTGGTTGTGGCGCGATTTATCACGAACGCTATCATCCTTCATTGGTCACTGCAGTATGTGATCAGTGTGGGGGCAGTCTGGTCCAGCGTGAAGATGACCAGCCGGATGTGATCAGAAAACGTCTGGCGGTTTATCAGGCGGAAACAGCTCCTTTGATCGCTTATTATCACGATCGGCCAGCCTACCATCAGATTGATGGTCATGGTGAGGCGGATGAAGTGTTTGCCAGAATCGTGGAAGCGGTGAGGGAAAAAGATTAG
- the dut gene encoding dUTP diphosphatase, translating into MTNLQIRILDPRLGKQWPLPHYASADAAGMDLRVCLDKPLHLLANTVELVSAGFAMHIGDPGITALLLPRSGLGHKGLVLGNLTGLIDADYQGPIKMSLWNRSQDKIVIEPGERVAQMVLVPVIRPEILVVDEFAATERGSAGFGSTGQQ; encoded by the coding sequence GTGACTAATTTGCAAATTCGCATCCTCGACCCACGCCTTGGTAAACAATGGCCTTTACCCCATTATGCCAGCGCTGACGCCGCTGGAATGGATTTACGCGTCTGCCTGGATAAGCCCTTGCATCTGTTGGCAAACACTGTGGAGTTAGTATCAGCTGGCTTTGCCATGCACATCGGTGATCCCGGAATCACCGCACTCCTGTTACCCCGCTCCGGGCTCGGACATAAGGGACTGGTATTGGGTAATCTAACCGGTCTCATTGATGCGGATTACCAGGGACCCATAAAAATGTCACTATGGAACCGCAGTCAAGATAAAATTGTCATTGAACCGGGAGAACGGGTAGCGCAGATGGTTCTGGTACCCGTTATTCGCCCCGAAATTCTGGTGGTGGATGAGTTTGCTGCCACAGAGAGGGGTAGTGCCGGATTTGGCAGTACCGGACAGCAATAA
- the secY gene encoding preprotein translocase subunit SecY: MAGLRNIAGAAKGAGKINELRNRILFLLGALLVFRIGAHIPVPGIDPAAMASFFNEQRGTILGMFNMFSGGALSRLTVFALGIMPYISASIIFQLAGSVFPKLEELKKEGESGRRKITEYTRYATVGLALMQGLGIAVAIEKMHAGHIPVVIDPGPLFLFTTTISLACGTVFLMWIGEQITERGIGNGISLIIFAGIVAGLPDAIGTTFELMQTGQFQPLFVVALFVLALLVTAFVVFMESAQRRVPIQYAKRQVGRKIYGGQSTHMPLKVNMSGVIPPIFATSILLLPATLSGWFANVPGMEWLARFGQALSPGSALYVVVFTTAIVFFAFFYTAMVFNPRDTADNLKKSGAFVPGIRPGEHTARYMDRILTRLTLWGAIYLTLVCLLPEFLIVQYNVPFYLGGTSLLIVVVVMMDLMGQIQSHLLTHQYEGLIRKNPLSGR; the protein is encoded by the coding sequence ATGGCCGGGTTGCGTAACATTGCGGGTGCTGCAAAGGGCGCTGGTAAGATCAATGAATTACGTAACCGCATTTTATTTTTGCTGGGTGCTTTGCTGGTTTTTCGTATTGGTGCGCATATTCCGGTTCCGGGCATTGACCCGGCTGCTATGGCTTCTTTTTTCAATGAGCAGCGCGGAACAATTCTCGGCATGTTCAACATGTTCTCCGGCGGTGCTCTGTCGCGCTTGACAGTTTTTGCATTGGGGATCATGCCCTATATCAGCGCTTCCATTATTTTCCAACTGGCGGGTTCTGTTTTCCCCAAGCTGGAAGAACTAAAAAAAGAAGGCGAGTCAGGCCGTAGAAAAATCACCGAATACACGCGTTATGCCACGGTCGGTCTCGCCCTCATGCAAGGGCTGGGTATTGCTGTTGCCATTGAAAAAATGCACGCAGGTCATATTCCTGTTGTAATTGATCCTGGTCCTTTGTTTTTGTTTACCACGACGATCTCTCTGGCCTGCGGTACGGTTTTTCTCATGTGGATTGGTGAACAAATCACCGAGCGAGGTATTGGCAATGGCATATCGCTGATCATTTTCGCGGGGATTGTCGCGGGGCTACCTGATGCTATCGGGACAACCTTTGAGTTGATGCAAACCGGGCAGTTCCAGCCGCTGTTTGTGGTGGCACTATTTGTTCTGGCTCTTCTGGTTACCGCTTTTGTGGTCTTTATGGAAAGCGCCCAAAGACGTGTTCCTATTCAGTACGCCAAGCGTCAGGTTGGACGTAAAATTTATGGTGGACAAAGCACGCACATGCCCCTCAAGGTCAATATGAGTGGCGTTATTCCACCGATTTTTGCGACCAGCATATTATTGTTGCCAGCTACGCTTTCGGGGTGGTTTGCCAATGTCCCAGGTATGGAATGGTTGGCGCGCTTCGGCCAGGCCTTGAGTCCGGGTTCTGCGCTATATGTCGTCGTATTTACTACGGCCATTGTATTTTTTGCCTTCTTTTATACGGCAATGGTCTTTAATCCGAGAGACACGGCTGATAACCTCAAAAAATCCGGTGCGTTTGTTCCAGGGATCAGACCAGGGGAACATACTGCCCGTTACATGGACAGGATTTTAACGCGTCTAACCCTTTGGGGAGCCATTTACCTGACACTGGTCTGCTTGTTGCCTGAATTTCTCATTGTTCAGTACAACGTGCCCTTTTATTTAGGAGGCACCAGTTTGCTGATTGTGGTTGTGGTGATGATGGATCTTATGGGTCAGATTCAAAGTCATCTGCTTACGCATCAATATGAAGGGTTGATTCGTAAGAATCCCCTGAGTGGACGATGA
- the rpmJ gene encoding 50S ribosomal protein L36, which yields MKVRASVKKLCRNCKIVRRNGVVRVICVEPRHKQRQG from the coding sequence ATGAAAGTTCGGGCGTCGGTAAAAAAGCTCTGTCGTAATTGCAAGATAGTCCGTCGTAACGGTGTGGTGCGGGTCATTTGCGTGGAACCCCGTCACAAACAACGTCAAGGTTAA
- the rplQ gene encoding 50S ribosomal protein L17: protein MRHRKSGKQLNRNSSHRQAMFANMMVSLFHHERIVTTLPKAKELRRFAEPMITLAKDATVAKRRLAFARLRDRQAVVKLFDDLGPHYAARPGGYLRIVKYGFRAGDNAPLAIVELVDRQVATA from the coding sequence ATGCGTCATCGCAAAAGTGGTAAGCAACTAAATAGAAATAGCAGCCATCGGCAGGCCATGTTTGCCAACATGATGGTGTCCTTGTTTCACCATGAGCGTATTGTTACGACGCTTCCAAAGGCCAAAGAGCTGCGTCGCTTTGCCGAACCGATGATAACCTTGGCGAAGGATGCCACGGTTGCCAAGCGTCGTCTGGCTTTTGCGCGCTTGCGTGATCGGCAGGCCGTGGTTAAACTTTTCGATGATCTCGGCCCACATTATGCTGCGCGTCCCGGTGGTTATTTGCGTATTGTGAAATATGGCTTTCGTGCTGGTGACAATGCCCCTTTGGCTATTGTCGAGTTGGTCGACCGTCAGGTTGCTACTGCCTGA
- the infA gene encoding translation initiation factor IF-1: MSKEDTLEMQGEVIENLPSATFKVRLENGYVVNAHISGKMRMHYIRILPGDKVTVEMTPYDLTKGRIIYRAK, from the coding sequence ATGTCTAAAGAAGATACTCTGGAGATGCAGGGCGAAGTGATTGAAAACCTGCCGAGTGCAACTTTTAAAGTGCGTCTCGAAAATGGGTATGTAGTGAATGCACATATATCCGGCAAAATGCGTATGCATTATATCCGTATTCTGCCAGGAGATAAGGTGACCGTAGAAATGACGCCCTATGATTTAACCAAGGGTCGCATTATATATCGTGCCAAATAG
- the rplO gene encoding 50S ribosomal protein L15: MKLNTIAPAEGAKKDRRRVGRGIGSGLGKTAGRGHKGQHARSGGYHKVGFEGGQMPLQRRIPKRGFRNTFGARTCEVTLSQLENAAIDGVVDMEGLLLRRIVRGSPDVVKVIMTGELSQALTVRGLRVSAGAKAAIESAGGKVEE; this comes from the coding sequence ATGAAATTAAATACAATAGCGCCTGCAGAGGGTGCCAAGAAAGATCGTCGTCGTGTCGGACGCGGCATTGGAAGTGGCCTCGGTAAAACCGCAGGTCGTGGTCACAAGGGGCAGCATGCGCGGTCAGGTGGTTACCACAAAGTCGGTTTTGAGGGCGGTCAGATGCCCTTGCAACGTCGTATTCCTAAAAGAGGATTTCGGAATACCTTTGGTGCCCGTACTTGCGAGGTAACCTTGTCCCAGCTGGAAAATGCAGCGATTGATGGTGTGGTGGACATGGAAGGGCTGCTGTTGCGGCGCATTGTTCGGGGCAGTCCGGATGTCGTTAAGGTTATTATGACGGGTGAATTGAGCCAAGCGCTTACCGTGCGTGGATTGCGAGTCAGTGCGGGAGCCAAGGCTGCGATTGAAAGTGCTGGCGGAAAGGTCGAAGAATAA